One genomic segment of Acinetobacter sp. C26M includes these proteins:
- a CDS encoding lytic transglycosylase domain-containing protein, whose translation MIACSSVYALDEQFNDALRAANASNIALLDQYQYDMQNDALGYYPEYWKLNTNLGFQPASSIISFAQRYPQSAMAEKLSADYVEEKVKLGSFADAKPVLSYVTNPDQEESCAVAQVRAKTGDSLVFAEYKDIWLATNSQPESCNGLGRLMLSSPLMTAQDRQQRLWGQLRAGQSGPAIATAQTMGLNLSLAQFNQIQANPLGYLWSAPKSNDADYAYLIFALGRVADSDLTNALGNVQRAVQDVPQPVQQYLYRTIGYVGGTTVMKNGFNREVLNAYDQSYGYPFSPEEAEIYARQAIRFGAWESLIRAIDAMSVTQKQEDRWQYWLARASEQRSDGGSKQAAQQIYRKLAQSGDDYHNLLAKDRLGERYNHQPYNEQPSAQDTQRLNQNIHFRRAFALRDVNAPANYTNREWNWAVRQAYLQHDDGLLLAAAKRAHDMGWYDRAIYAADRTTSRHNDTYRYATPHRSNVTSHSYNAGIDPAWAYGLMRQESRFVTSARSHVGAGGLMQIMPNTAKLIARQMGETYNPAALSEMNTNIRYGTYYLSMIQSQLSGNAVLATAGYNAGPNRARRWQPDVQIMAADQYTETIPLLETRDYVKHVMTNATHYGVVLGQGSQSLEKRMSTIPVRSGP comes from the coding sequence ATGATCGCATGCTCGTCCGTCTATGCTTTGGATGAACAGTTTAATGATGCCTTGCGCGCTGCCAATGCCAGCAATATTGCCTTGCTCGATCAATACCAATATGACATGCAAAATGATGCGCTCGGTTATTATCCTGAATATTGGAAACTGAACACCAATTTGGGTTTTCAGCCTGCATCTTCAATTATTAGCTTTGCACAACGCTATCCACAATCAGCAATGGCAGAAAAACTTTCTGCCGATTACGTGGAAGAAAAAGTCAAACTCGGGAGCTTTGCTGATGCCAAGCCAGTTTTGAGTTATGTGACCAATCCAGATCAAGAAGAAAGCTGTGCCGTTGCACAAGTGCGTGCAAAAACAGGTGATAGTTTGGTTTTTGCAGAATATAAAGACATTTGGTTAGCGACTAACTCTCAACCTGAATCATGTAATGGTCTAGGTCGGTTGATGTTGTCTAGCCCGCTGATGACTGCGCAAGACCGTCAACAACGTTTATGGGGACAATTACGCGCAGGCCAGTCTGGTCCAGCCATTGCCACAGCGCAAACGATGGGCTTGAACCTTTCTTTAGCACAGTTCAATCAAATCCAAGCCAATCCATTGGGCTATCTGTGGAGTGCGCCTAAATCGAATGATGCGGATTACGCCTATTTAATCTTTGCCTTGGGACGCGTTGCCGATAGTGATTTGACTAATGCCTTGGGCAATGTACAGCGTGCTGTTCAAGATGTGCCACAACCTGTACAACAATATTTGTATCGCACCATTGGTTATGTCGGTGGTACCACCGTGATGAAGAATGGCTTTAATCGTGAAGTATTAAATGCCTATGATCAAAGTTATGGCTATCCATTCAGCCCTGAAGAAGCTGAGATTTATGCCCGTCAGGCGATTCGCTTTGGTGCTTGGGAAAGTTTGATTCGTGCGATTGATGCGATGTCGGTGACACAAAAGCAGGAAGATCGTTGGCAATATTGGTTGGCACGTGCTTCAGAACAGCGTTCCGATGGGGGCTCAAAACAAGCGGCACAACAAATCTATCGTAAACTGGCGCAATCTGGTGATGATTATCATAATTTGTTGGCAAAAGATCGCCTAGGTGAACGTTATAACCATCAGCCTTATAATGAACAACCGAGTGCTCAAGATACACAGCGTCTGAATCAAAATATTCATTTTAGACGTGCGTTTGCATTAAGAGATGTGAATGCACCAGCAAACTATACCAATCGTGAGTGGAATTGGGCAGTTCGCCAAGCTTATTTACAGCACGACGATGGTCTACTTTTAGCAGCGGCGAAACGTGCGCATGATATGGGCTGGTATGATCGTGCAATCTATGCAGCAGACCGTACTACTTCTCGTCATAACGATACTTATCGCTACGCGACACCACATCGTAGTAATGTGACCAGTCATAGTTACAATGCAGGTATTGATCCTGCGTGGGCATATGGTTTAATGCGCCAAGAAAGTCGTTTTGTGACTTCTGCACGTTCTCATGTTGGCGCAGGTGGTTTGATGCAGATCATGCCGAACACTGCAAAATTGATTGCAAGACAAATGGGTGAAACTTACAACCCAGCAGCCTTAAGTGAAATGAACACCAACATCCGTTACGGTACTTATTATCTTTCAATGATTCAAAGTCAGTTGAGTGGTAATGCGGTGTTGGCAACCGCAGGCTATAACGCTGGTCCAAATCGTGCGCGTCGTTGGCAGCCTGATGTTCAGATTATGGCTGCAGATCAGTACACGGAAACCATTCCATTATTGGAAACACGTGACTATGTAAAACATGTCATGACCAATGCCACGCATT
- the miaB gene encoding tRNA (N6-isopentenyl adenosine(37)-C2)-methylthiotransferase MiaB: MTVQTFIPSAVKAASENTVTQPMHTADVSIKKLFIETQGCQMNEYDSHRMADLLGDSHGYVLTDNPNEADILLMNTCSIREKAQEKVFSGLGRWRKLKEQNPDLIIGVGGCVASQEGDNIQKRAPYVDMIFGPQTLHRLPQMLDQHHAQIEKPKKEKIKLVDISFPDIEKFDFLPEPRVEGFKAFVSIMEGCSKYCSFCVVPYTRGEEVSRPLDDVLAEIAGLAEKGVREISLLGQNVNGYRGETFEGEICTFPELLRLVAEIPGIGRLRYTTSHPLEFSEDLIQCYRDLPQMVSHLHLPVQSGSNDVLQAMKRNHTIDVYIDKIAKLRKVRPDMHLSSDFIIGFPGETDEHFAETLQFIKDLDFDHSYSFVYSKRPGTPASDLPDNTPEQVKKDRLAQVQEVIKRSSIDKTDAMLGKIERVLIEKVSDKDPNVLIGTADNTRLVTFIGDATWIGRFAEIEITEIKTLNLVYGELLNLEPDVA; the protein is encoded by the coding sequence ATGACGGTTCAAACATTCATTCCCAGTGCTGTAAAAGCTGCTTCAGAAAACACTGTTACCCAGCCAATGCACACCGCTGATGTTTCAATCAAGAAATTGTTTATTGAAACTCAAGGGTGTCAGATGAATGAGTATGACAGTCATCGTATGGCAGATTTGTTAGGTGATTCACATGGCTATGTGCTCACTGACAACCCGAATGAAGCAGACATCCTGCTCATGAATACCTGTTCGATTCGTGAAAAAGCACAAGAGAAGGTATTTAGTGGTTTAGGTCGCTGGCGTAAACTTAAAGAACAAAACCCTGATCTCATTATTGGTGTGGGTGGGTGTGTTGCATCGCAAGAAGGCGACAATATCCAAAAACGTGCACCTTATGTGGATATGATCTTTGGTCCACAAACACTGCACCGTTTGCCACAAATGCTAGATCAGCATCACGCTCAAATTGAAAAACCAAAGAAAGAAAAAATTAAATTGGTTGATATTTCTTTCCCTGATATTGAAAAGTTCGACTTTTTGCCTGAACCCCGTGTCGAAGGCTTTAAAGCATTCGTTTCAATTATGGAAGGTTGCTCGAAGTACTGTTCATTCTGTGTAGTCCCTTATACCCGTGGCGAAGAAGTGTCTCGTCCCTTAGATGATGTATTGGCTGAAATTGCTGGGTTGGCTGAAAAAGGTGTACGTGAAATTAGCCTACTCGGTCAAAACGTAAATGGCTATCGTGGTGAAACCTTCGAAGGCGAAATTTGTACTTTCCCTGAGTTACTCCGTTTAGTTGCAGAAATTCCGGGCATTGGCCGCTTGCGTTACACGACCTCTCACCCGCTTGAATTCTCTGAAGATCTAATTCAATGCTACCGTGATCTACCACAAATGGTTTCGCATTTGCACTTGCCAGTACAAAGCGGTTCAAATGATGTACTACAAGCCATGAAACGTAATCATACGATTGATGTCTACATCGATAAAATTGCCAAGTTACGTAAAGTCCGTCCAGATATGCATTTATCTAGCGATTTCATCATCGGCTTCCCAGGGGAAACAGATGAACACTTTGCTGAAACCTTACAATTCATTAAAGACCTAGATTTCGATCACTCTTATAGTTTTGTCTATTCTAAACGCCCTGGTACACCTGCATCTGACTTACCAGACAATACCCCTGAGCAGGTGAAAAAAGATCGTTTGGCTCAAGTACAAGAAGTGATTAAACGTTCTAGTATTGATAAGACTGATGCAATGCTCGGTAAAATTGAGCGTGTCTTGATTGAGAAGGTTTCGGATAAAGATCCGAATGTTTTAATCGGTACAGCAGACAATACACGTTTAGTGACATTTATCGGTGATGCCACGTGGATTGGACGTTTCGCAGAGATTGAGATCACTGAAATTAAAACTTTAAATTTAGTTTACGGAGAACTCTTGAATCTTGAACCTGACGTGGCGTAA
- a CDS encoding PhoH family protein, whose translation MTAAIRRTVTFPEIQLERLKSMLGAYNGHLKQIEQRLDVKITHRGDAFYLDGDIEAVERAEALLQRLYQESEISSQISADVIHLMIQGSQTDRELMDDSDQEHTGLDSVWLQTRKGRINPRGANQKRYVQRILQSDISFGIGPAGTGKTYLAVAAAVDMLERNEIQRILLVRPAVEAGEKLGFLPGDLTQKIDPYLRPLYDALYEMLGFEKVAKLIERQVIEVAPLAYMRGRTLNHSFVILDEAQNTTPEQMKMFLTRLGFGSRAVITGDVTQVDLPRGQQSGLAQALRVLENVHEIHITRFHSRDVVRHQLVQKIVEAYEGWDSEQQRLSAEARAERKAKQEALIAENDSAADAQHI comes from the coding sequence TTGACTGCAGCGATTCGACGTACAGTAACGTTCCCTGAGATTCAATTGGAACGTTTGAAAAGCATGCTCGGTGCGTATAACGGGCATTTAAAACAAATCGAACAACGTTTAGATGTCAAAATTACTCACCGTGGCGATGCCTTTTATCTCGATGGTGATATAGAAGCGGTCGAAAGAGCCGAAGCACTACTGCAACGGCTCTATCAAGAATCAGAAATTTCCTCACAAATTAGTGCCGATGTCATTCATTTGATGATCCAAGGTTCACAGACAGATCGTGAACTGATGGATGATTCAGATCAAGAGCATACAGGTTTAGATAGCGTTTGGTTACAGACCCGCAAAGGGCGAATCAATCCACGTGGTGCCAATCAAAAACGCTATGTACAACGTATTTTACAAAGTGATATCTCCTTCGGTATTGGCCCAGCAGGGACAGGTAAAACTTATCTGGCGGTTGCTGCTGCAGTTGATATGCTGGAACGTAACGAAATTCAACGTATCTTGCTGGTTCGTCCAGCAGTTGAAGCCGGTGAAAAGCTCGGTTTCTTACCCGGTGATCTCACCCAAAAAATCGATCCCTACTTGCGTCCGCTTTACGATGCCCTCTATGAAATGCTGGGCTTTGAAAAAGTAGCCAAACTGATTGAACGCCAAGTGATTGAGGTTGCGCCGCTTGCTTATATGCGTGGACGTACGCTAAACCACTCTTTCGTGATTTTAGATGAAGCACAAAACACTACTCCTGAACAGATGAAGATGTTCCTCACCCGTTTAGGTTTTGGTTCACGTGCCGTGATTACTGGTGATGTCACACAGGTTGACTTGCCGCGTGGGCAGCAATCTGGGTTAGCACAAGCATTACGTGTACTTGAAAACGTCCATGAAATTCATATCACCCGTTTCCATTCGCGTGATGTGGTCCGACATCAATTGGTACAAAAAATTGTTGAAGCTTACGAAGGTTGGGACAGTGAACAGCAACGCCTGTCTGCTGAAGCCCGTGCCGAACGCAAAGCTAAACAAGAAGCGCTGATTGCAGAAAATGATTCTGCTGCAGATGCGCAACACATTTAG
- the ybeY gene encoding rRNA maturation RNase YbeY: MKINLSLQQDFQAVELPLKRGQIKKNIETALRHVGFDVNCEIGIACVDLAESHELNLQYREKDKPTNVLSFPSDIPEEMLSLLDAEPLGDLVICIPVVLQEAAEQQKIPSDHFTHLLVHGVLHLLGFDHETSETEAEEMEALEIEILKKLGIANPYQADES, from the coding sequence TTGAAAATCAATTTAAGTCTTCAACAAGACTTTCAAGCTGTGGAATTGCCACTTAAACGTGGTCAAATCAAAAAAAATATCGAAACTGCACTGCGTCATGTCGGTTTTGATGTCAATTGTGAAATTGGAATTGCCTGTGTTGATCTAGCTGAAAGCCATGAGCTCAATCTGCAATACCGCGAAAAAGACAAACCAACCAATGTGCTGTCTTTCCCAAGTGATATTCCTGAGGAAATGCTGAGCTTACTCGATGCAGAGCCTTTAGGTGACTTGGTTATTTGTATTCCTGTGGTTTTACAAGAAGCGGCTGAACAGCAAAAGATACCAAGCGACCATTTCACTCATTTACTGGTCCACGGTGTTCTACATTTGCTTGGTTTCGATCATGAAACCAGTGAAACTGAAGCTGAAGAAATGGAAGCTTTAGAAATTGAGATTCTAAAAAAATTGGGTATCGCCAACCCTTACCAAGCCGATGAAAGCTAA
- a CDS encoding antibiotic biosynthesis monooxygenase produces MYIVIFKATIKQLDATYSEMAQMLRNKALSQFNCVKFEACSENGFEIALSYWNSLNDIKLWQRDAEHLVAQRLGKEKWYRDFSVEICKVERAYSNQNGL; encoded by the coding sequence ATGTATATCGTTATTTTTAAAGCCACGATCAAACAACTTGATGCAACTTACTCAGAAATGGCACAAATGCTGAGAAATAAAGCCTTGAGTCAATTTAACTGTGTCAAATTTGAAGCGTGTAGCGAAAATGGTTTTGAAATAGCGCTGTCCTACTGGAACAGCCTAAACGATATTAAACTTTGGCAACGCGATGCAGAACATCTGGTTGCTCAGCGTTTAGGTAAAGAAAAATGGTATCGAGACTTTAGCGTCGAAATCTGCAAAGTTGAACGAGCTTATTCGAATCAAAATGGCTTGTGA
- a CDS encoding TonB family protein: MLNKINFRSELPPYWWQDPIFVGAVALAMLLHGAVLAIQFTMPSPSDTSTKEIAVTVRPSQEKVKDADFLAQADQQGSGEFREAHRMSSDMPSPMQTDATTGEKELDSLEKIQQKRELKFEEKVLMTVLSWQKQAEQSERKKTLDDLQSQFQAKAAMVASLEAQYLQRQQNFSRKQRIKTVDGIQAKQDASAAYLDKFRQKVELYGNRYYPDEAKQQRLAGEVRLMVILNAEGGIRAIRLIESSGHAILDEAAKASVRRGAPFGPFDAKMKKDISELRIIRTWRFDPVDAEFEVH; the protein is encoded by the coding sequence ATGTTGAATAAAATAAATTTTCGTTCAGAACTGCCTCCTTATTGGTGGCAAGACCCTATCTTTGTTGGGGCTGTAGCTTTAGCGATGTTGCTGCATGGCGCTGTACTGGCTATTCAATTTACCATGCCGTCGCCATCTGATACTTCAACCAAAGAAATAGCTGTCACTGTTCGACCAAGCCAGGAAAAAGTTAAAGACGCAGATTTTTTGGCACAAGCTGATCAACAAGGTTCTGGTGAGTTTCGTGAAGCACATCGGATGTCGAGTGATATGCCTTCCCCAATGCAGACAGATGCCACTACAGGTGAAAAAGAGCTAGATAGTCTAGAAAAAATTCAGCAAAAACGAGAATTAAAATTCGAAGAAAAGGTTCTAATGACTGTTTTAAGCTGGCAAAAGCAAGCAGAACAGAGTGAACGGAAAAAGACTCTAGATGACCTACAAAGCCAATTTCAAGCTAAAGCGGCGATGGTCGCAAGCTTAGAAGCACAATATTTGCAACGCCAACAAAACTTTAGCCGCAAACAACGCATTAAAACGGTCGATGGTATTCAGGCTAAACAAGATGCATCAGCTGCTTATCTGGATAAGTTTCGTCAAAAAGTCGAGTTATACGGGAACCGCTATTATCCTGATGAGGCCAAACAACAACGATTGGCGGGGGAAGTGCGTCTAATGGTGATTTTGAATGCAGAAGGTGGAATTCGAGCAATCCGTTTAATTGAAAGTTCTGGGCATGCAATTTTAGATGAAGCAGCTAAAGCATCAGTGCGCCGTGGTGCACCATTTGGACCTTTTGATGCCAAGATGAAAAAGGATATTTCTGAGTTACGCATCATTCGTACATGGCGTTTTGATCCTGTCGATGCTGAATTTGAAGTACACTAA